From a region of the Triticum aestivum cultivar Chinese Spring chromosome 7D, IWGSC CS RefSeq v2.1, whole genome shotgun sequence genome:
- the LOC123167308 gene encoding uncharacterized protein translates to MDGWQLGSPGARGRAPSRASGNRLPDKTLAPLPALASASAPLRPAHASRIALQERVSANRPEIPMDAGAGHGASPDDADAAFFSRRRYRCCCFSAPWQSSSSSHARRAGTTTTDEEWWHQVGEGGAGTGAGAERRRWWRRGVDALMKVREWSELVAGPRWKTFIRRFRRGHHRHGGGAGAGGGRKLNYDALSYALNFDEGHGASPEGPGGEFPGYPDFSTRFAAPPGSARSSMDLGGRDAPSLFHHPLPQQPHTPPAAARG, encoded by the coding sequence atggatggatggcagTTGGGCTCACCAGGCGCGAGGGGGCGCGCGCCGTCGCGGGCAAGTGGAAACCGCCTCCCCGATAAAACCCTGGCGCCCCtccccgctctcgcctccgcctcCGCTCCCCTCCGCCCCGCGCACGCGTCACGCATCGCTCTTCAAGAAAGAGTTTCGGCCAACCGCCCCGAGATCCCCATGGATGCCGGCGCCGGCCACGGCGCCTcgcccgacgacgccgacgcgGCCTTCTTCTCGCGCCGCCGGTACCGCTGCTGCTGCTTCTCCGCGCCGTggcagtcgtcgtcctcctcgcacGCCCGCCGCGCGGGGACGACCACGACGGACGAGGAGTGGTGGCACCAGGTGGGGGAAGGGGGCGCAGGGACGGGGGCGGGCGcggagcggcggcggtggtggcggcgcgggGTGGACGCGCTGATGAAGGTGCGCGAGTGGTCGGAGCTGGTGGCCGGCCCGCGCTGGAAGACCTTCATCCGGCGGTTCCGCCGCGGGCACCACCGGCACGGGGGCGGGGCCGGCGCCGGCGGGGGGCGGAAGCTCAACTACGACGCGCTCAGCTACGCGCTCAACTTCGACGAGGGCCACGGCGCCAGCCCGGAGGGCCCCGGCGGCGAGTTCCCGGGGTACCCCGACTTCTCCACCCGCTTCGCCGCGCCGCCGGGCTCCGCCAGGTCCTCCATGGACCTCGGCGGCCGCGACGCGCCCTCGCTGTTCCACCACCCGCTGCCGCAGCAGCCGCACACTCCCCCCGCCGCCGCGCGGGGCTGA
- the LOC123170020 gene encoding skin secretory protein xP2, with product MSVPRAPAPSILGPRPASHQALFATQNAAPYSGYGAAPPPAPAYGAAPAYGAAAAAPAYGGFYPPQVPPPWDPALLAALHSAPSPSSYGGGGDWYMDSGATAHMSAHPGRLYTDGTPPM from the exons ATGTCGGTCCCTCGGGCTCCCGCTCCGAGCATCCTTGGGCCTCGTCCAGCGAGCCATCAGGCCCTCTTCGCTACGCAGAACGCCGCTCCCTACAGCGGCTACGGGGCCGCGCCTCCACCCGCGCCTGCCTACGGGGCCGCGCCCGCctacggcgccgccgccgccgcgccagcctACGGCGGGTTTTACCCTCCTCAGGTGCCGCCGCCGTGGGACCCGGCCCTTCTCGCCGCCCTGCACTCCGCCCCGTCACCGAGTTCCTACGGTGGCggtggtgactggtacatggactcgggcgccaccgctcacatgagtgctcatcccg gacgcctgtacacggatggtactccaccgatgtga